One window of Cohnella hashimotonis genomic DNA carries:
- a CDS encoding helix-turn-helix transcriptional regulator: MREHIFLPKPLFPRHVCFPDFIGGYSHFPEHAVSREYRTKESRMDRLYNLHIVLDGKGYLETDGQRYELTRGQGFLYGPGLRQVYRSDAGEPWHIRWVHFFGERLEELLDGKGLDGPWLFALSDLPPVEALLDRLLGLGRYYQIDDEYSLAGTLYELLARLQETSSRLNVPASSAADRIRTAANYVRARSREPFTIEQAAALAGYSAHHFSRKFSATFGKSFPDFLLESRLIHAKRLLASTQLSVKQIALETGFSQASYFSSCFRRTEGMTPLQFRNLHLTGAD, encoded by the coding sequence ATGCGCGAGCATATCTTCCTGCCGAAGCCCTTGTTTCCCAGGCATGTTTGCTTTCCGGATTTTATCGGAGGCTACAGCCATTTTCCGGAGCATGCCGTGAGCCGCGAATACCGGACCAAGGAGAGCCGTATGGACCGCCTATACAATTTGCATATCGTGCTGGACGGGAAAGGATATCTTGAGACGGACGGACAGCGCTACGAGTTGACGCGGGGACAAGGGTTCCTGTACGGCCCCGGCCTCAGGCAGGTGTACCGCTCCGATGCCGGCGAACCGTGGCATATCAGGTGGGTGCATTTCTTCGGCGAACGCCTCGAGGAGCTGCTCGACGGGAAGGGGCTCGACGGACCGTGGCTGTTCGCCCTGTCGGACCTGCCCCCTGTCGAAGCGCTGCTCGATCGATTGCTGGGGCTGGGACGGTACTACCAGATCGACGACGAATACAGCCTGGCCGGGACGCTTTATGAGCTGCTGGCCAGATTGCAGGAAACGTCGTCGCGATTGAACGTTCCCGCCAGCTCCGCCGCAGACCGGATCCGTACGGCAGCCAATTACGTGCGCGCCCGCAGCCGCGAGCCGTTTACGATTGAACAGGCGGCGGCGCTGGCCGGCTACAGCGCGCACCATTTCAGCCGCAAGTTCAGCGCGACGTTCGGAAAATCGTTTCCGGACTTCCTTTTGGAATCCAGGCTAATCCACGCGAAGCGCCTGCTGGCCTCCACGCAGCTGTCCGTCAAGCAAATCGCGCTGGAGACCGGCTTCTCGCAGGCGAGTTATTTCAGCTCGTGCTTCCGGCGTACGGAGGGCATGACCCCGCTCCAGTTTCGGAATCTGCATCTGACCGGTGCCGATTAA